The Anaeromusa acidaminophila DSM 3853 genome window below encodes:
- a CDS encoding transposase, giving the protein MDKSLAHTKWMCKYHVVFTPKYRRKIIYNQLKVDIRDILKALCKYKGV; this is encoded by the coding sequence ATGGACAAAAGCTTAGCACACACAAAATGGATGTGCAAGTATCACGTAGTATTTACGCCCAAGTATAGGAGAAAAATCATCTATAACCAACTAAAAGTAGATATCAGAGATATCTTAAAAGCGTTGTGCAAATATAAGGGTGTAG